From one Flavobacterium sp. N502536 genomic stretch:
- a CDS encoding NAD(P)H-binding protein: MTQISILGCGWLGWPLAKKLIDKGHSVSGSTTSENKLPSLEASGIKAFLVAVESESVSNSITDFLAESEILIIDIPPKLREKSTSLPSPSEKIFVRKIENLIPFIEKSAVKKVLFVSSTAVYGNDNGTITEETIPNPETESGKQLLLAEALLQKNQNFATTILRFGGLIGEDRHPVKFLAGKENLENPDAPVNLIHQNDCIGIIEEIIKQSKWNTVFNAVAPFHPTREEYYSQKAKSLNLVVPQFSTQQSNIQKIISSEKIEAVLNYQFRLDNY; the protein is encoded by the coding sequence ATGACACAAATCAGTATTTTAGGATGCGGCTGGCTGGGATGGCCTCTGGCGAAAAAGCTAATAGATAAAGGACATTCGGTAAGCGGATCAACGACTTCTGAAAACAAACTTCCGAGTTTAGAAGCATCGGGAATAAAGGCTTTCCTGGTTGCGGTTGAAAGCGAAAGTGTTTCAAACAGCATCACTGATTTCCTGGCGGAAAGCGAGATTCTGATTATTGATATTCCGCCCAAATTAAGAGAAAAAAGCACCAGTCTTCCGAGTCCATCTGAGAAGATATTTGTTCGAAAAATTGAAAACCTGATCCCGTTTATAGAAAAATCAGCCGTAAAAAAAGTGCTGTTTGTAAGTTCAACCGCAGTTTACGGAAATGACAACGGAACGATCACCGAAGAAACTATCCCGAATCCGGAGACCGAAAGCGGCAAACAATTGCTTTTAGCAGAAGCTTTACTCCAAAAAAATCAAAACTTTGCCACCACTATACTGCGTTTTGGCGGTTTGATCGGAGAAGATCGTCATCCGGTAAAATTTCTGGCCGGAAAAGAGAACCTCGAAAACCCCGATGCTCCCGTGAACCTAATTCATCAAAACGACTGTATCGGCATCATCGAAGAAATCATAAAGCAGTCGAAATGGAATACCGTTTTTAATGCTGTTGCCCCTTTTCACCCCACAAGAGAAGAATATTACAGTCAAAAAGCGAAAAGTCTAAATCTTGTTGTGCCACAATTCAGTACACAGCAATCAAACATTCAGAAGATTATTTCAAGTGAGAAAATTGAAGCTGTTTTAAACTATCAATTTAGATTAGACAATTACTAA
- a CDS encoding methylated-DNA--[protein]-cysteine S-methyltransferase, which translates to METAYIYSPLGITKIVGDEEGIAVISVSDVGTTEVSPTIPDVLQAAVSQLQEYFEGKRTDFDLKLNPKGTDFQQKVWKSLLEIPFGKTVSYMDQTKKLGDVKAIRAVASANGKNPLWIVVPCHRVIGTNGSLTGYAGGLSRKKWLLEHENPSTQQSLF; encoded by the coding sequence ATGGAAACAGCTTACATCTATTCACCATTAGGAATCACCAAAATTGTTGGAGACGAGGAAGGTATTGCTGTGATCTCAGTTTCAGATGTGGGAACAACTGAAGTTTCTCCAACTATTCCCGACGTTTTACAAGCGGCTGTTTCGCAGCTTCAGGAGTATTTTGAGGGTAAAAGAACCGATTTCGATTTAAAGCTAAATCCAAAAGGAACCGACTTCCAACAAAAAGTATGGAAATCACTATTGGAAATTCCATTCGGAAAGACCGTGAGCTATATGGATCAGACCAAAAAACTGGGTGATGTAAAAGCAATTCGGGCTGTTGCCTCGGCAAATGGTAAAAATCCGTTGTGGATTGTGGTTCCCTGTCATCGTGTAATTGGCACCAATGGCTCTTTAACAGGTTATGCCGGTGGTTTGTCCCGCAAGAAATGGCTGCTCGAACATGAAAATCCCAGTACACAGCAAAGTTTGTTTTAG
- a CDS encoding 3'-5' exonuclease, whose product MIEKINLNNILFLDIETVPEEENFNSLDAEMQSLWDHKTQYQRKDDFTPEEFYERAGIWAEFGKIVCISVGYFTIKGDIRNFRVTSFFGDEKKILRDFNNLINNHFDKPQHLLCGHNAKEFDIPFIARRMIINQIAIPDKLNLFGKKPWEVAHLDTLELWKFGDYKHFTSLKLLTKILGVPSPKGDIDGSQVAHVFYVEKDIDRIVTYCEKDTIAVAQIFLRLRREDLLIDDEIIHV is encoded by the coding sequence ATGATTGAAAAAATAAATCTTAACAATATCCTTTTCCTAGATATCGAAACGGTACCCGAAGAGGAGAATTTCAATTCGCTTGACGCAGAAATGCAATCACTTTGGGATCACAAGACACAATACCAGCGCAAAGACGATTTTACTCCCGAAGAGTTTTATGAGCGTGCCGGAATCTGGGCTGAATTTGGTAAAATTGTCTGTATCTCGGTCGGTTATTTTACTATCAAAGGCGATATTAGAAATTTTAGGGTGACCTCTTTTTTTGGAGACGAAAAGAAAATCCTTCGCGATTTCAATAATCTGATCAACAATCATTTCGATAAACCGCAACATCTGTTGTGCGGACACAATGCCAAAGAGTTTGACATTCCCTTTATTGCACGACGTATGATTATCAACCAGATTGCCATTCCGGACAAACTTAATTTATTTGGAAAAAAGCCCTGGGAAGTAGCGCATTTAGATACTTTGGAATTGTGGAAGTTTGGCGATTACAAACACTTTACTTCTTTAAAACTACTGACCAAAATTCTGGGAGTTCCTTCTCCAAAAGGCGATATCGACGGTAGTCAGGTCGCACATGTTTTTTATGTCGAGAAAGATATCGACCGTATTGTAACCTATTGTGAAAAAGACACAATTGCTGTAGCTCAAATTTTTCTGCGTTTGCGCCGGGAAGATTTATTAATTGATGATGAAATTATTCATGTCTAA
- a CDS encoding winged helix DNA-binding domain-containing protein, with amino-acid sequence MTYSKIAQLRLISQKLHKTADSSPKEIVKHLGAMQAQDYAMAKWAVGSRCNASEKEIEEAVNSAQIIRTHILRPTWHFVAADDIYWMLDVSGPQVKRIVTSYVKKFGYDAKKLDHINTSIEKILAGNNHLTREEIMQELDITKTSGHDHLSGPIMMYAELDGLVCNGKMKGKQQTYALLEERVPKPQTKLTEEEGLAKLALNYFESHGPATLLDFSWWSGFSPTSCKNIINAIKLQLNSITVDNQTYWFKKELPTEDNFRESVHFLPAFDEILISYKTREASILPEHQSKAFTNNGIFKPIIMENSKVIGIWKRTVKKEHTKIETQFFNETENHKKAVLFESIKSFETYLGTKILIE; translated from the coding sequence ATGACGTACTCCAAAATAGCTCAACTCCGACTTATTTCTCAAAAACTTCATAAAACGGCTGACAGCTCACCAAAAGAAATTGTAAAGCACTTAGGCGCGATGCAGGCTCAGGACTATGCGATGGCAAAATGGGCCGTTGGCTCCCGTTGCAATGCTTCTGAAAAAGAAATCGAAGAAGCTGTTAACTCAGCACAAATTATCCGAACCCATATCTTACGACCTACCTGGCATTTTGTCGCTGCCGATGATATTTACTGGATGTTGGACGTTTCCGGACCACAAGTGAAACGCATTGTAACTTCCTATGTTAAAAAATTTGGTTACGATGCCAAGAAATTAGATCACATTAATACCTCTATCGAAAAAATACTGGCCGGAAACAATCATCTGACGCGTGAGGAGATCATGCAGGAACTTGATATCACTAAGACCTCCGGTCATGATCATTTATCCGGTCCCATTATGATGTATGCCGAACTTGATGGTTTAGTCTGTAACGGAAAAATGAAAGGAAAGCAACAAACTTATGCCTTACTGGAAGAAAGAGTTCCAAAACCGCAGACCAAACTAACAGAAGAAGAAGGCCTGGCGAAACTAGCGCTAAACTACTTTGAAAGTCACGGTCCTGCTACGCTTCTTGATTTTTCCTGGTGGTCGGGTTTTTCTCCTACCAGCTGCAAAAATATCATTAATGCAATTAAATTGCAATTAAACTCCATTACCGTTGACAATCAGACCTATTGGTTTAAAAAGGAGCTACCTACCGAGGATAACTTCCGCGAAAGCGTTCACTTTCTACCGGCTTTTGATGAGATTTTAATTTCGTATAAAACCCGTGAAGCCTCCATTTTACCCGAACATCAGTCGAAAGCTTTTACGAACAATGGTATTTTCAAGCCCATAATTATGGAAAACAGCAAAGTTATCGGGATCTGGAAACGCACCGTCAAAAAAGAGCATACCAAAATAGAAACACAGTTTTTCAATGAGACCGAAAACCATAAAAAAGCAGTGTTATTTGAAAGCATTAAATCTTTTGAAACGTATTTAGGAACCAAAATTCTAATTGAATAA
- a CDS encoding nucleoside recognition domain-containing protein, with protein MVLSRFWLAIFVSSILFVVVSLFTGNSYTLDFILNGQKDDPILVSEKYLEQIPAFVRDSIDLKEDKTMIVNRDLTNPDTTYVYKNKTVKIYSGVQKSDGLLPTCKSTLIDIIIPLIAYLAFFCGLMELLIISGASEKLARFLSPMFTKVFPTVPKNHPSISYMTLNFAANFLGLDSAATPFGLKAMESLQELNVEKDKASDAQIMFMCLHASGLTLIPTSIIGYRAAANAANPADVMLPCIITSLIGTIAAFLIVGIRQKINFKSASLVLALMAIIAAIIGLLFYVNHLDLIGKNYFTSNLSGLMLVGIIGITLIFSFIHEKKFTAQDTTMFDTFVVGANNGLKTGVKIFPYVLGMLVAISLFRNSGLFEIISNGIGFIFSSIGVSSEIINALPVALLRPFSSGGSRGFLLDSMSTFGADSLTGRLSSIFQCSAETTFYVIAVYFGSVNIKNTRYALTTMLLVDFICVIAAIFVASWFF; from the coding sequence ATGGTATTGAGCAGATTTTGGTTAGCGATCTTTGTGTCTTCAATTTTATTTGTAGTAGTGAGCTTATTTACTGGAAACAGTTACACTCTCGATTTTATTTTGAACGGACAAAAAGACGATCCAATTCTGGTATCTGAAAAATATCTGGAACAAATTCCTGCTTTTGTAAGAGACAGCATCGACTTAAAAGAAGATAAAACCATGATTGTAAACAGGGATTTAACAAATCCTGACACCACTTATGTTTACAAAAACAAAACCGTAAAAATTTACAGCGGCGTACAAAAGTCAGACGGTTTATTGCCAACCTGCAAAAGTACCCTGATCGACATCATCATTCCATTAATTGCCTACCTGGCCTTTTTCTGTGGGTTAATGGAGCTTTTAATTATCTCGGGAGCTTCCGAAAAGCTAGCCAGATTCCTAAGTCCGATGTTTACCAAAGTATTCCCTACCGTTCCCAAGAATCACCCTTCGATATCGTATATGACCTTAAACTTTGCCGCTAACTTTCTTGGTTTAGATTCGGCTGCCACTCCTTTTGGACTAAAAGCAATGGAGAGTTTACAGGAGCTGAATGTCGAAAAAGACAAAGCAAGTGATGCACAAATTATGTTTATGTGTCTGCATGCCTCGGGTTTAACCCTAATTCCGACTTCAATTATAGGATACCGTGCCGCAGCCAATGCAGCGAATCCGGCCGATGTGATGCTTCCTTGCATCATCACTTCGTTAATCGGAACCATCGCAGCATTCCTAATTGTTGGAATCAGACAAAAAATAAACTTCAAAAGCGCTTCATTAGTACTCGCCTTAATGGCCATTATTGCTGCCATCATTGGACTGTTGTTCTACGTAAATCATTTAGATTTAATCGGAAAAAACTATTTCACTTCTAATCTTTCAGGATTGATGTTAGTTGGAATCATTGGTATTACACTGATTTTCTCCTTCATTCATGAGAAAAAATTCACAGCACAGGACACTACAATGTTTGATACTTTCGTTGTTGGCGCAAACAATGGTCTGAAAACCGGAGTTAAAATATTCCCTTATGTTCTTGGAATGCTGGTCGCCATCTCTCTTTTTAGAAATAGCGGACTGTTTGAAATTATCAGCAACGGAATCGGTTTTATCTTTAGCAGTATTGGAGTAAGTTCTGAAATCATAAATGCATTGCCGGTTGCATTACTCAGACCTTTCAGTTCAGGAGGTTCCAGAGGTTTTTTACTGGATTCGATGAGTACCTTCGGAGCAGATTCGCTTACAGGACGTTTAAGCAGTATTTTCCAATGTAGTGCCGAAACTACTTTTTATGTGATTGCCGTTTACTTTGGATCGGTAAACATTAAAAACACCCGATATGCACTTACCACAATGTTGTTGGTTGATTTTATATGTGTAATCGCCGCTATTTTTGTAGCAAGCTGGTTTTTTTAA
- the tnpA gene encoding IS200/IS605 family transposase: MANTYHQIYIQTVFAVKYRNALINKEWKSTLLSILGNLINETGCKTILVNGTEDHVHCFLALKPNIAVSELMKTIKAKSSKYVNDHKLTKSRFEWQVGYGAFSYSRSHIDAVYKYIQNQEEHHKKQSFKDEYLEFLEKFKVTFDEKYLFDDLI; this comes from the coding sequence GTGGCAAACACCTATCATCAAATTTACATTCAGACCGTTTTCGCTGTCAAATATAGAAACGCGCTTATCAATAAGGAATGGAAATCCACGTTGCTGAGTATACTAGGCAATCTGATAAACGAAACAGGCTGCAAAACCATACTGGTAAATGGTACCGAAGATCATGTTCACTGCTTTCTAGCCTTAAAACCTAACATTGCTGTTTCTGAATTAATGAAAACCATAAAGGCGAAATCATCAAAATATGTAAATGATCATAAGCTTACAAAATCCAGATTTGAGTGGCAGGTAGGTTATGGTGCCTTTTCATACAGCCGATCACACATTGATGCCGTTTATAAATACATCCAAAATCAGGAAGAACACCATAAAAAACAATCTTTCAAAGATGAATATTTGGAGTTTTTAGAAAAATTCAAGGTCACTTTTGATGAAAAATATCTTTTTGACGATTTGATATGA
- a CDS encoding fumarate hydratase yields MIDFIYQDPYPILKDDTQYRKITSDFVKVEQFGQREVLTVDPKGLELLAEEALTDVSFMLRTTHLQKLRNILDDPEATDNDRFVAYNLLQNASVAAEGQLPSCQDTGTAIVMAKKGESIFTGVDDAEWLSRGIFNTYQKRNLRYSQIVPISMFEEKNSGSNLPAQIDIYAKKGTSYEFLFMAKGGGSANKTYLYQQTKSLLNDKSMDAFIRAKIKDLGTSACPPYHLALVIGGTSAEANLSAVKKASAGYYDHLPTSGNMAGQAFRDLEWEQRVQKICQESAIGAQFGGKYFTHDVRVIRLPRHAASCPVGLGVSCSADRNIKGKITKDGIFVEQLEVNPKQFLPETAPHLEAPVEIDLNMPMADILAKLTQYPIKTRLKLNGTVIVARDIAHAKIMELLEAGKPMPEYFKNHPVYYAGPAKTPEGMASGSFGPTTAGRMDVYVDEFQKHGGSMIMLAKGNRTKQVTDACQKYGGFYLGSIGGPAAILAQDNILKVEVVDFEELGMEAVRKITVKDFPAFIITDDKGNDFFENL; encoded by the coding sequence ATGATTGATTTTATATACCAGGACCCTTATCCTATTTTAAAGGATGATACGCAATACCGCAAAATCACCTCTGATTTTGTAAAAGTAGAGCAATTTGGACAACGTGAAGTTTTAACCGTTGACCCAAAAGGATTAGAATTATTGGCTGAAGAAGCCCTTACAGATGTTTCGTTCATGTTGCGAACCACACATTTGCAAAAACTGAGAAACATTCTTGATGACCCTGAAGCCACAGACAACGACCGTTTTGTAGCTTACAATTTATTACAAAATGCATCGGTTGCTGCCGAAGGTCAGTTACCAAGCTGTCAGGATACCGGAACGGCTATTGTAATGGCAAAAAAAGGAGAAAGTATTTTTACAGGTGTTGATGATGCGGAATGGTTGAGCAGAGGAATTTTCAATACGTACCAAAAACGCAACCTCCGTTATTCTCAAATAGTACCGATTTCGATGTTTGAAGAAAAAAATTCAGGCTCGAATCTTCCGGCACAAATTGACATTTATGCTAAAAAAGGAACTTCATACGAGTTTTTATTTATGGCAAAAGGCGGTGGATCTGCTAATAAAACCTATTTATACCAACAAACAAAATCTTTACTGAATGATAAATCCATGGATGCTTTCATTCGCGCAAAGATTAAAGATTTAGGAACATCAGCTTGTCCTCCGTACCACCTGGCTTTAGTAATTGGAGGAACTTCTGCGGAAGCGAATCTAAGCGCTGTTAAAAAAGCATCTGCCGGTTATTACGATCATCTGCCGACTTCCGGTAATATGGCTGGTCAGGCATTCCGTGATTTAGAATGGGAACAACGCGTTCAGAAAATCTGTCAGGAGAGTGCTATTGGTGCTCAGTTTGGCGGAAAATATTTCACACATGACGTTCGTGTAATCCGTTTGCCGCGTCACGCTGCTTCCTGCCCGGTTGGATTGGGAGTTTCTTGTTCAGCAGACAGAAATATTAAAGGAAAAATTACGAAAGACGGAATTTTCGTAGAACAATTAGAAGTAAACCCGAAACAATTTTTACCGGAAACAGCTCCACACTTAGAAGCTCCTGTTGAAATTGACCTGAATATGCCAATGGCTGATATTTTGGCTAAGCTGACACAATATCCAATTAAAACACGTTTAAAACTGAACGGAACTGTGATTGTAGCCCGTGATATTGCACACGCCAAGATCATGGAATTACTCGAAGCTGGTAAACCAATGCCGGAATACTTTAAAAATCATCCGGTTTATTATGCGGGACCTGCAAAAACTCCGGAAGGAATGGCCTCAGGAAGTTTTGGACCAACAACTGCAGGACGTATGGACGTTTATGTCGATGAATTTCAAAAACATGGAGGCAGCATGATTATGTTAGCCAAAGGAAACCGCACCAAACAAGTGACAGATGCCTGTCAAAAATATGGCGGATTCTATTTGGGATCTATTGGTGGCCCTGCCGCTATTTTAGCACAGGATAACATTCTAAAAGTTGAAGTAGTAGATTTTGAAGAATTAGGAATGGAAGCGGTTCGTAAAATCACCGTTAAAGATTTCCCGGCTTTTATTATTACTGACGATAAAGGGAATGATTTTTTTGAAAATCTTTAA
- a CDS encoding PAS domain-containing protein, whose amino-acid sequence MKTNKSEEVSHRNSVPIMAWDFHCEHLKELKAILTDVKKVNKISSQFSWDTNKLEIEERMKKEVVVVTDLDLKIIFASNGIRRMTGYREEEVLGKTPKMFQGPATSKAVLKEIKTAIQKQIPFEKTLENYRKDGRTYKCKINASPVFNVKGQLSHFIAFESEELD is encoded by the coding sequence ATGAAAACTAATAAATCAGAAGAAGTTTCTCATCGTAATTCAGTCCCGATTATGGCGTGGGATTTTCATTGTGAACATTTGAAAGAATTGAAAGCTATTCTTACAGATGTAAAGAAAGTGAACAAAATTTCGAGTCAGTTTTCGTGGGATACAAATAAGCTGGAGATCGAAGAGCGAATGAAGAAAGAAGTTGTTGTTGTTACCGATTTAGACCTGAAGATCATTTTTGCTTCAAACGGAATCAGAAGAATGACAGGTTACAGGGAAGAAGAAGTTTTGGGTAAAACACCCAAGATGTTTCAGGGCCCCGCTACTTCTAAGGCTGTTCTTAAAGAAATTAAAACGGCCATCCAAAAGCAAATTCCTTTTGAAAAAACGTTAGAAAACTATAGAAAAGACGGCCGTACCTATAAATGTAAAATTAATGCAAGCCCCGTTTTTAATGTAAAGGGACAATTGTCTCATTTTATCGCCTTTGAAAGTGAAGAATTGGATTAA
- the dinB gene encoding DNA polymerase IV, with protein sequence MSETPIYRKIIHIDMDAFYASVEQMDNPALRGKPVAVGGSENRGVVSAASYEARKFGVRSAISGVLAKKYCPEIIFVRPRFDRYKEISGKIHKIFHDYTDLVEPLSLDEAYLDVTQNKKGNPSASLLAQEIRLRILNEVGLTASAGISVNKFVAKIASDVNKPNGQKTVNPDEVLAFLEELPIRKFYGVGKVTTEKMYQLGIFTGADLKSKELEFLEKHFGKSGAFYYNVVRGVHNSEVKAYRVTKSVAAEHTFDVNLSSEIFMLEQLEKIAASLERRLKKYNISGKTVTLKIKYSDFTQQTRSKTLPYFISDKSLILETVEELLYQERMKDSVRLLGISLNNLNTEEKKAVVVQLKFSF encoded by the coding sequence ATGTCCGAAACCCCAATATATCGAAAAATCATTCATATTGATATGGATGCTTTTTATGCTTCGGTAGAGCAGATGGATAATCCGGCTTTACGCGGAAAACCTGTGGCTGTTGGCGGATCAGAGAATAGGGGTGTTGTTTCGGCGGCAAGCTATGAAGCCAGAAAATTTGGTGTACGAAGTGCGATAAGTGGTGTTTTGGCTAAAAAATATTGTCCGGAAATTATCTTTGTCCGTCCGCGTTTTGATCGCTACAAAGAAATTTCGGGTAAAATTCATAAAATATTTCATGATTACACGGATCTTGTTGAGCCTCTTTCGCTTGATGAAGCTTACCTTGATGTAACGCAAAATAAAAAAGGCAATCCCAGCGCAAGTCTGCTCGCACAGGAAATCAGACTCCGAATTTTGAATGAGGTTGGACTCACAGCTTCAGCAGGAATTTCGGTGAATAAGTTTGTAGCCAAGATCGCATCAGATGTCAACAAACCAAACGGACAAAAAACAGTCAATCCGGATGAAGTTTTAGCTTTCCTCGAAGAACTGCCTATTCGGAAGTTTTATGGCGTTGGGAAAGTGACAACAGAGAAAATGTACCAACTGGGTATTTTTACAGGAGCAGATCTTAAAAGTAAAGAGCTGGAGTTTCTGGAGAAACATTTTGGAAAATCGGGTGCCTTTTACTACAATGTGGTTCGGGGAGTTCATAACAGTGAGGTAAAAGCCTATCGTGTGACTAAATCAGTTGCGGCGGAACATACCTTTGATGTTAACTTATCGTCGGAGATTTTTATGTTGGAACAGCTCGAAAAAATTGCGGCATCTTTAGAGCGGCGATTAAAGAAGTACAATATATCGGGTAAGACGGTGACACTCAAAATCAAATACAGCGATTTTACGCAACAAACCCGAAGTAAAACATTGCCTTACTTTATTTCCGATAAAAGTTTGATTTTAGAGACCGTAGAGGAGCTTTTATATCAGGAACGAATGAAAGATTCGGTCAGGTTATTGGGGATTTCCCTGAACAATTTAAATACCGAAGAAAAGAAGGCTGTAGTGGTCCAACTTAAATTTTCCTTTTAA
- a CDS encoding metallophosphoesterase family protein produces the protein MRTFVIGDIHGGLLALEQVIEKAKVTTQDTLIFLGDYVDGWSQSPQVIEYLMDLKSKQNCICIRGNHDELLLSWFKNKTEDVDETLWFKHGGEATVLAYEKLSPEKKQLHIAFLESLEDYYLDDQNRLFVHAGFTNLNGVKYEFFPKLFYWDRTLWEMALSLDPNLKNDHALYPKRFTLYKEIYIGHTPVTRIGETIPVQKANVWNVDTGAAFKGPLTILDVDTKEFWQSEPLNELYSSEKGRN, from the coding sequence ATGCGAACATTTGTTATAGGCGACATACACGGCGGTTTACTCGCACTTGAACAAGTGATAGAAAAAGCCAAAGTTACCACACAAGATACTCTTATTTTTTTAGGCGATTATGTTGACGGATGGAGCCAGTCTCCTCAGGTAATTGAATATTTAATGGACTTAAAGAGCAAACAAAACTGTATTTGCATTAGAGGGAATCATGATGAACTGCTTTTGTCCTGGTTTAAAAACAAAACAGAAGATGTTGACGAAACCTTATGGTTCAAACACGGTGGAGAAGCAACCGTTCTGGCTTACGAAAAATTGAGCCCGGAAAAGAAACAGCTACATATTGCTTTTCTCGAATCGCTGGAAGATTATTACCTTGACGATCAAAACAGATTATTTGTTCATGCCGGTTTTACCAATTTGAATGGAGTCAAATATGAATTTTTTCCAAAATTATTCTATTGGGACAGAACTCTTTGGGAAATGGCGCTGTCCTTAGACCCCAATTTAAAAAACGATCACGCACTTTATCCCAAACGTTTTACGTTGTATAAGGAAATCTATATTGGGCATACCCCGGTTACCCGAATTGGAGAGACTATACCGGTTCAAAAAGCGAATGTCTGGAACGTCGATACCGGTGCTGCTTTTAAAGGTCCACTGACTATTTTAGATGTTGATACCAAAGAATTCTGGCAAAGCGAACCGTTAAACGAATTGTATTCTTCTGAAAAGGGTAGGAATTAA
- a CDS encoding DUF6646 family protein, with translation MKKVITLLFLVSFGFTQAQQAFKGKGDIRVNVGANLQDGGSGIQGSVDFGLGENFSFGFVANYLLGVDNFTGFYHNNPTPYTDVKPEFKDRFDAKARINANLSSVIGVDQLDIYPGLSLGLHNFGGHVGGRYFFTDGFGVFTEIGFPIAKYGNNNDVFDHLNNQVTFSLGASFNLQ, from the coding sequence ATGAAAAAGGTAATTACACTTTTGTTTTTAGTATCATTTGGATTCACGCAAGCACAACAGGCTTTTAAAGGAAAAGGAGATATTAGAGTAAATGTTGGTGCTAACTTACAAGATGGTGGTTCCGGAATTCAGGGTTCAGTAGATTTTGGTCTTGGAGAAAACTTCTCTTTTGGCTTTGTAGCAAATTATTTATTAGGAGTAGACAACTTTACCGGTTTCTATCACAACAATCCAACTCCTTATACCGATGTAAAACCGGAGTTTAAAGATCGTTTTGATGCTAAGGCCAGAATTAATGCTAACTTGAGCAGTGTGATTGGTGTTGACCAATTGGATATTTACCCGGGTTTAAGTTTAGGACTTCATAATTTTGGTGGTCATGTTGGTGGTCGTTATTTCTTTACGGACGGATTTGGTGTTTTCACCGAAATTGGATTCCCTATCGCAAAATACGGTAACAACAATGACGTATTTGATCATTTAAACAATCAGGTAACTTTTAGTTTAGGAGCTTCATTCAACTTGCAATAA
- a CDS encoding S-adenosyl-l-methionine hydroxide adenosyltransferase family protein, with amino-acid sequence MKLRVVLLLCVIAFKSFSQNNVLVFQSDFGLKDGAVSAMKGVAMGVSTDLKIFDLTHEIPAYNIWEAAYRLSQTAQYYPAGTVFVSVCDPGVGTARQSVVLLTKSGHYFVTPDNGTLTLIAEQLGIQEIREIDEVKNRRHNSNESYTFHGRDVYAFTGARLASKTITFEEVGPKLPNEVVKIDYQKPVFEKGFIKGGIPVLDVQYGNVWTNIDKKTVSNLDLKAGDLVKVQVFKGTKKVYEGKLKLVNTFGEAAIGTEVCYFNSLLNFSLAVNQGNFSEKHKVYSGAHWSILVSK; translated from the coding sequence ATGAAATTACGGGTAGTACTTCTTTTGTGTGTGATTGCTTTTAAGAGTTTTTCACAGAATAATGTATTGGTTTTTCAATCCGATTTTGGATTGAAAGACGGAGCCGTATCCGCCATGAAAGGTGTGGCAATGGGAGTTTCGACAGATTTGAAGATATTTGATCTGACCCATGAAATTCCGGCATATAATATTTGGGAGGCTGCTTATCGCCTGTCGCAAACCGCACAATATTATCCGGCTGGAACGGTATTCGTATCGGTTTGTGATCCGGGAGTAGGAACGGCGAGACAATCAGTGGTTTTGTTGACAAAATCCGGGCATTACTTTGTGACTCCTGATAACGGAACGCTGACTTTAATTGCGGAACAATTAGGCATTCAGGAAATTCGTGAAATCGATGAAGTCAAAAACCGTCGCCACAATTCAAATGAATCTTATACGTTTCATGGCCGTGATGTATATGCTTTTACGGGAGCACGCTTGGCTTCAAAAACCATTACATTTGAAGAAGTAGGGCCTAAACTGCCCAATGAGGTTGTCAAAATCGATTACCAGAAACCGGTTTTTGAAAAAGGATTTATCAAAGGAGGTATTCCTGTTCTGGATGTCCAGTATGGAAATGTGTGGACGAATATCGACAAAAAAACGGTTTCGAATTTAGATTTGAAAGCGGGAGATCTGGTGAAGGTTCAGGTTTTTAAGGGCACTAAAAAAGTATACGAAGGAAAACTTAAATTAGTAAATACATTTGGTGAAGCAGCAATTGGTACCGAGGTTTGTTATTTTAACAGCCTTTTAAACTTCTCGCTGGCGGTCAACCAGGGAAATTTCTCAGAAAAACATAAAGTGTATAGTGGAGCCCACTGGAGCATTTTAGTAAGCAAATAG